GCATCGGGACGTCGGCCGGCTCGGTCATGGCGGCTCTGCTCGGTTGCGGGATCGGCGTCGACGTGGCGCTGCGCCACCAGCAGGGCACCCCGCTGCCGTCCGACCCGGACATCAGCTGGGACTACGACCGTGACAGCGGCGGCGCGGTGCCGCCTCGGCCGGGTCTCGGCGTCGGCTCACCCCGGTTGCTGCTTGAGGCCGCCCGGCACCCGCGGCGGGTGCCGCCGATGGCGGCGTTCTCGGCCGCGCTGCCGCGCGGGCGCGGCACCCTCCAGCCGCTGCACCGGATGATCGAGCATGTCTCGGCGCCGCTCGACGCCGGTGGCTGGCCCTCGATGCCGCGGGCCTGGATCGTCGCGATGGACTACGGCGCCGGGATCCGGACGGCGTTCGGGCGGCCGGGATCGCCGCCGGCCACGCTCGCTGACGCGGTCACCGCCTCCTGTGCGATCCCGGGGTGGTATGCACCGGTCGTGATCAACGGGGATCCGTACGTGGACGGCGGGACGCTGTCACCGACCTCGCTCGACCTGCTGACCGGCGCCGGCCTCGACGAGGCGTACGTGCTGGCGCCGATGGCGTCCTTCGCCTACGACCGGCCGCGCTCACCGATGGCGCGGGCGGAGCGGCGCTGGCGGCGGCTGGTGACCAGGCGGGTGCTGGCGGACGCCGAGGCGCTGCGCCGGTCGGGTACGGCGGTGACGCTGCTCGGGCCGGGGCCGGAGGATCTGGAGTCGATCGGGGCCAACCTGATGGACCCGCGGCGGCGCCAAGCCGTGCTGGCGACGGCGTTGCGCACCAGCGCGGCGGCTCTGCGCCATGGCGGGCCGGAACTGAGAACGGGGGCGGTGAGCTGATGCGGGTCTACTTCCCGGCGACGACCCAGACGCTGCGCGAGCTGATCGACGCGGGCGAGCTCGGGCCGGCGCCGCTGACCGGCTTCGCGGTGACCCCGCAGCTGCGGGAGTGGTATCGGGACAGCGACCTGGACGAGCTGGAGTATGCGGCTCTTCTGGACGCCGCCCGGGGTTCGCTCCGGCTGCTCGACCAGGATCCGGGCGCGGTGCCGCGGCGGGCAGTTGTGGCCGCGGACATCCCGGAGGAGGAGGTCACGCTGCGGCCCGACCTCGACCGGGCGGTGGTCCGGGTGTCGCAGACCGTGCCGCTCAAGCTCGTCGCGGCCGTGCACATCGACGGCACCGAGGCTGAGAAGGCGGTGGCGGCGGCGGTGGCCGTGGTGCTGGAGGCCGACCTCGGCAGCGACGACGCGAAGTTCGTGGTCGACGGAGCCGAGGGTTACGAGCTGCTCTGGTACGCCAACCAGGAAGTCGGACCGCTCCTCGATCTCCTCTGACGAGAGCCCGTCAGCGGAACGGGTTGGGTGCTGCGTGCGGGCTGATCTTCACACGGGGCACGCCGTCCTGGGCCCAGGACGCCTCGCGTAGGGCGCGCAGGGCGGCGCGGCGGCGGGCGGTGTCCATCCGGTCGATGAACAGGACGCCGTCCAGATGGTCGGTCTCGTGCTGGAGACAGCGCGCCAGGTGTCCGGTCCCGACGATCTGTAGCGGGTCGCCGCGGTCGGAGAAGCCGCGGGCGACGACGTTCTGCCGGCGGATCGTGTCGAAGTAGAGCCCCGGCATCGAGAGGCAGCCCTCGGGGCCGTCCTGCTCCTCGTCGTCGGGGAAGTCGAGCTCGGGGTTGACCAGCCCGCCCTCGACGCCGTCGACGTGGAATGTGAAGACCCGCAGACCAACACCGAGTTGCGGCGCCGCCAGGCCCGAACCCTGCTCGTCGTAGAGCGTGTCGTGCAGGTCGCGGACCAGCCGCCGCAGCTCCGCATCGAACGCCACCACCGGATCCGCCGCCGTCGCCAGCACCGGGTCCCCGAACAGGCGGATCGGCAGAATGGTCATCGACACTCCTCCTCGGAGCCACTTTGACGGCAGGTTTGCAAACAAGCATAGTTTGCAACGTGGGATCCGGGGAGCGGTGGGTGCAGCCGCGGGACCGGGCCGTGGCCGCGTTGCTGGATCACCCGGTGCGGGCCCGTCTGCTGGAGCTGCTCACCCGCGTCGGCACGGTGACCGCGACCGAGGCGGCTCGCGAGCTCGGCGGGAACTCGGGGCTGCATTCGTTCCACCTGCGGCAGCTCGAGCGGTACGGGCTGGTCGAGGAGGTGCCCGGCCGGACCGGCCGTCGACGGCCCTGGCGCCTGGTCGACCCGAGTCGTCCCGGCCACCCCGAGCACGCGGACCCGGCCGACCAATCGGGCCGCCGGGACCTCGACCTGCTCGCCCGCGGGCTGGAGGACGAGAGCTACCAGCGCTGGCTCGCCGCCCGCGACCGCGCACCGCGCCGGTGGCAGCACGACGAGGCGTTCAGCCAGGTCCTCTACCTCACCCCGGCCGAGCTGCGCGATGTCGGCGCCGTGATCCGCCGGGCCGTCGCCCGGTACGGCGACCGCGAGGAGTCACCGGCCCACCGGCCACCTGGCGCCGCCCCGGTCGCGGTCGTCGCCCGCCTCTTTCCCCTCCTCGACCCCGACGAGTAGGCAGCAGGACCTGCCGGCCGGCGGAGGCACCGCTCAGTCGGCGCGGAGGTGGTCGATGGTGAGGTCGGGGACGGCGTCGGCGTCGTCGCCGGCGGAGCGGTCCGGGAAGTCGAACACCGCGACCATCATCTGCATCGGGTAGTCCGGTGGCCGCGGGCAGCTACGGATCACCGCGCCGTCCACGGAGAAGGTCGCCGCCGTCGGTGTCCAGTCCACGGTGTAGTCGTGGAACTCGGCCACGTCGATCGGGAGTCGTACGGCCTCGAAGTCCTCGGTGATGTTCGGATCCCGGAACGGATGCAGGCCCATGCCGACCGCGGCCGAGCCCGGCTGCACCGCGTCTCCGAAGACCTCGAAGACGCAGATCTCGGCGCAGCGCTCCGGCTGGTCCTCCAGGCCGACCATCCACCAGGCCGCCATCGAGCGCGGCGTGATCGTCATCCGCGCCCGCATCGACAGCCGGCCGTAGCGCGGGGTGAAGCCGGCGAAGAACTCCTGCTCCTCCCGTACCACCGAGCCGCCCTCGAGTGGTTGCTGGCCGATCGTGCTGCCGACCGGGCCGGAGAAGTTGCCGGTCTGGATCCCGGACAGCCGCAGCGGCGTCGGGTGCTCGGCCGGCATCCAGGGTCCGTGCTCGGGCGGGATGAACAGCCGCAGGCACGAGTCGCGGAGCTCGTAGACGGCGGCGGTCTCGGCCCGCGAGCTCCAGGCCGGCAGGTAGTGCGGCAACCAGACGGACAGGTCGAGGTCCGGCGCGTCGAACTCGTCGGCGAACATGCTGCGGATCCTGCCGGGCCGCACCGACAGAATGGGCCGGTGCGCCGGATCACCACCCGCAACGCGGCCTTCCAACAGTGGCAGGCGCTGCTGTCCAACCGGACCAAGCGGCAGCGGGCGGGTGAGTTCCTGGTTCAGGGCGTCCGTCCGATCACGCTGGCGGCCGAGCACGGGTGGGAGATCCGGACCCTGCTGCACGCCGGCGGGACGCGGTCGCGCTGGGCCGAGGACCTGCTGGCCCGGTACGAGCACGTCGCCCTCGCGCCGGAGATGTTGCAGGAGCTCGGCGGCAAGGACGAGCAGGAGCTGATCGCGGTCGTCGGCCTGCGGGCGGACCGCCTGGACCGGATCGCGCCGCGGCCGGACCTGCTCGTGGTCGTCTTCGACCGTCCCACCACGCCCGGCAACATCGGCACGCTGGTCCGCTCCGCCGACGCGTTCGGCGCGCACGGGGTGATCGTGACCGGGCACGCCGCCGATCCGTACGATCCTCGGGCGGTGCGGGCGAGTACGGGCTCGTTGTTCGCGATCCCGGTGGTGCGGGTGCCGAGCCATCGCGAAGTGCTGGAATGGAGCGACGCCCGTGTCGTCGCGACCGACGAGCATGGCGACGCAGATCTCGCCGATGTCGACCTGACCGGGCCCACGCTTGTCCTGATCGGCAACGAGACGAACGGTCTGTCGGCAGCGTGGCGCGAGGCGGCGCAGACGACCGCGCGGATCCCGATCACCGGCGCGGCGAGCTCGCTCAACGCCGCGACCGCCGGCACGGTCGTCCTTTACGAGGCCGCCCGCCAGCGCGCGGTTCGCCCGCAGACACCCGGCCGGTGAGCGTCGCGCGGCGCCGGCGCGCAGACCTGACGACAGTGTTCAGCGCAGGCGGCCGAGGGCGTGAGAGGCGGCGCCGGCGGGCGACGGGGTCAGTGGCGGCGACGGGTGAGTGGCGGCGACGGGGTCAGTGGCGGAGACGGGGTCAGTGGCGGGCGGAGTGGCGGGGGCGGGCGCCGTCGAGGTCCTCGACCATGGCGCACGCGTCGGTGACCGGGTCGAGCTCCTGGGCCCGGAGCGCCAGCGTGCGCAGCAGCGTGCGGAAGCGGTCGCGGTCCTGGCCCGTCAGCGGCGCCAGGACGTGGTCCTCGGCCCGGGCCAGCCGGGTCCGCAGTTGCTCCCAGCGCGCCCGGCCCGCCTCGGTCGCGACGATCTGCTTGTTGCGGCGGTCGTCGGGCACCGGCCGGCGGGCGACCAGGCCGGCCGCCTCCAGGTCGTCCACCAGGTATGTCATCACGGTCCGGTCGATGCCGAGGCGCTGAGCCAGCACGCCCTGCGCGACCGGCAGCTCCTGCGCCGCCGCCGCCAGCACCTGGAACCCGCGCGGGCCGCCGGGCAGCTCGCTGACCAGCGCCTCGGCGGTGCGGACGTACGTGCGGAAGACCACGCCGAGGGACCAGCCGAGGTCGTCGTCGAGCATGTGATCAGGCTATCAAGAAGACGTTCTGTGCGACCACTCGTCTGTCTGGCATACGATCTCGGTGTGGATCTCATGTTCGGCAGTTTCCTGACCCCGTCCGCCGACGACCCGGATCGGGTGGTCGCGCTGGCGCAGCTGAGCGAGCAGCTCGGGC
Above is a window of Mycobacteriales bacterium DNA encoding:
- a CDS encoding patatin-like phospholipase family protein, which produces MRRGLVLGAGGLLGLTWMTAALHALEAEEGFDARDVEVCIGTSAGSVMAALLGCGIGVDVALRHQQGTPLPSDPDISWDYDRDSGGAVPPRPGLGVGSPRLLLEAARHPRRVPPMAAFSAALPRGRGTLQPLHRMIEHVSAPLDAGGWPSMPRAWIVAMDYGAGIRTAFGRPGSPPATLADAVTASCAIPGWYAPVVINGDPYVDGGTLSPTSLDLLTGAGLDEAYVLAPMASFAYDRPRSPMARAERRWRRLVTRRVLADAEALRRSGTAVTLLGPGPEDLESIGANLMDPRRRQAVLATALRTSAAALRHGGPELRTGAVS
- the def gene encoding peptide deformylase, yielding MTILPIRLFGDPVLATAADPVVAFDAELRRLVRDLHDTLYDEQGSGLAAPQLGVGLRVFTFHVDGVEGGLVNPELDFPDDEEQDGPEGCLSMPGLYFDTIRRQNVVARGFSDRGDPLQIVGTGHLARCLQHETDHLDGVLFIDRMDTARRRAALRALREASWAQDGVPRVKISPHAAPNPFR
- a CDS encoding helix-turn-helix domain-containing protein, which encodes MGSGERWVQPRDRAVAALLDHPVRARLLELLTRVGTVTATEAARELGGNSGLHSFHLRQLERYGLVEEVPGRTGRRRPWRLVDPSRPGHPEHADPADQSGRRDLDLLARGLEDESYQRWLAARDRAPRRWQHDEAFSQVLYLTPAELRDVGAVIRRAVARYGDREESPAHRPPGAAPVAVVARLFPLLDPDE
- a CDS encoding glycoside hydrolase family 16 protein, which gives rise to MFADEFDAPDLDLSVWLPHYLPAWSSRAETAAVYELRDSCLRLFIPPEHGPWMPAEHPTPLRLSGIQTGNFSGPVGSTIGQQPLEGGSVVREEQEFFAGFTPRYGRLSMRARMTITPRSMAAWWMVGLEDQPERCAEICVFEVFGDAVQPGSAAVGMGLHPFRDPNITEDFEAVRLPIDVAEFHDYTVDWTPTAATFSVDGAVIRSCPRPPDYPMQMMVAVFDFPDRSAGDDADAVPDLTIDHLRAD
- a CDS encoding TrmH family RNA methyltransferase, yielding MRRITTRNAAFQQWQALLSNRTKRQRAGEFLVQGVRPITLAAEHGWEIRTLLHAGGTRSRWAEDLLARYEHVALAPEMLQELGGKDEQELIAVVGLRADRLDRIAPRPDLLVVVFDRPTTPGNIGTLVRSADAFGAHGVIVTGHAADPYDPRAVRASTGSLFAIPVVRVPSHREVLEWSDARVVATDEHGDADLADVDLTGPTLVLIGNETNGLSAAWREAAQTTARIPITGAASSLNAATAGTVVLYEAARQRAVRPQTPGR
- a CDS encoding MarR family transcriptional regulator, producing the protein MLDDDLGWSLGVVFRTYVRTAEALVSELPGGPRGFQVLAAAAQELPVAQGVLAQRLGIDRTVMTYLVDDLEAAGLVARRPVPDDRRNKQIVATEAGRARWEQLRTRLARAEDHVLAPLTGQDRDRFRTLLRTLALRAQELDPVTDACAMVEDLDGARPRHSARH